From Quercus lobata isolate SW786 chromosome 11, ValleyOak3.0 Primary Assembly, whole genome shotgun sequence:
GGTGGTAGTGATTAGGTTCTTTActtttcatagatttttttttttttttttttaatttttttttaagccaaggtttagaaaataatttgtaGAATTGTAACAGGGACACCTGAGATGTACCGTCAATCAgcctcaacaatgaatttatttCCGGTGAATGAGAAATTAAGTGATGTTTCAGGCCAAAGCGAGGCGGCCAATCGGAACCTTCAATCCATTGATCTGTTCCCTCAACCTGCTGGGTTTACTACTCCATTTCCTAAGGAGGAGGTCCCAAAGATTGCTGACTCTAGGTAAGCTCAGTTACTCACTCTCTCTTATGCTTTTTTAACTAGTCTTCATAAATACCCATATCAAGTATGCCCAAAATATAAGTTGGAAATAGGGTATTCTAGTTGTTCTATGGCTTATAATTACATCATCAACCATAGATATGGACTATTTAATGATTTGGGTTGATTAATTGGGGCACATGGTGTATCATAACTATTTTGCACATGGTGAAGTAGAATAGAAGCTATAGTACACAATCTTGGTACAGAAATATTTGTTTATCTGATTGTAATATGTTTATTATGTTCCAGATTGAACAAGCCTGCCACAGCAGAGCCTGAAAAGGCCCAAATGACAATATTCTATGGTGGACAAGTAATCGTGTTCAATGATTTTCCGGCTGACAAGGCAAAGGAAGTGATGCTATTAGCAAGCAAGGGAACCCCCCAGAATCACAACACCCCCTTTGCTTCTAATCCGGCTACTAACAACCAGCCTGCCTTTGCTCCTAACTTGGCCAGGAACTCTGCTGAATCCAGCACTTCAATTGCTACTAGCTCTAGCGGCGTTGTTCCTCCAAATTTTGGCAATAAAGTGATTAGCGAACGCGCTCAACCATCTCCTCAACCTCTTGCTGCTGGTAATTTCTTGTGATTGCCTTTGTTTCTTTACCAACAAGCtcgaaaaatagaatgtttAGAGCATCATGCTGAATATGTTTGTTGATTAAAGtctgtatttatttatttactgcAGATTTACCAATTGCAAGGAGAGCTTCACTGCACCGATTCTTGGAGAAGAGAAAAGATAGGTAGGCATTTTGGAACAAAACATtggaaaacatatttttttttaaattcttatcCCATTTGTTTGTGTAACTTTAGCTGCAGATGTATCAAATAAACTTGTACACTAGGTTCCTAGGTGATTGGAGTGGTCTcgcattttttaattttttacagcATCAGCTGTGGGATCAAATTCAAGGCATTCTTGATTATCACTAGAGCAAATTTTGCTAAATTAATTTCTGGAGGGGTTTGggtaggtttaggttttaataTCAGTCTCCCATTCTGAGATtggtatatttttcaaccaTTGTATTATTTAATGACCAAAAGTGAAATGAattagcaataaaaaaaaaattttggttgatGTTTCTTTGTGCAAGCTGTGG
This genomic window contains:
- the LOC115968420 gene encoding protein TIFY 10A isoform X1 gives rise to the protein MTSSSEFCEFSGQRQGKLPEKASFSQRCSLLSQYLKEKGSFGDLSLGMTCNIESNGTPEMYRQSASTMNLFPVNEKLSDVSGQSEAANRNLQSIDLFPQPAGFTTPFPKEEVPKIADSRLNKPATAEPEKAQMTIFYGGQVIVFNDFPADKAKEVMLLASKGTPQNHNTPFASNPATNNQPAFAPNLARNSAESSTSIATSSSGVVPPNFGNKVISERAQPSPQPLAADLPIARRASLHRFLEKRKDRITAKSPYQINNPEEAPPTKPAESKPWLGLAAQLKQ
- the LOC115968420 gene encoding protein TIFY 10A isoform X2, with product MTSSSEFCEFSGQRQGKLPEKASFSQRCSLLSQYLKEKGSFGDLSLGMTCNIESNGQSEAANRNLQSIDLFPQPAGFTTPFPKEEVPKIADSRLNKPATAEPEKAQMTIFYGGQVIVFNDFPADKAKEVMLLASKGTPQNHNTPFASNPATNNQPAFAPNLARNSAESSTSIATSSSGVVPPNFGNKVISERAQPSPQPLAADLPIARRASLHRFLEKRKDRITAKSPYQINNPEEAPPTKPAESKPWLGLAAQLKQ